A window of Deltaproteobacteria bacterium contains these coding sequences:
- a CDS encoding Rieske 2Fe-2S domain-containing protein, whose protein sequence is MEQSREVVVATVGDLAPGTTRKFLLPTAGDPTEAFLVNLDGTLHAWVNRCQHVEITMDWVEGRFLDESGRYVVCSTHGALYEPDTGKCVSGPPFGRFLIRVPLRVDGDRVIATVPEDL, encoded by the coding sequence ATGGAGCAATCACGCGAGGTCGTCGTCGCGACCGTCGGCGATCTCGCGCCGGGCACGACGCGAAAATTCCTGCTGCCGACCGCGGGCGATCCGACCGAGGCCTTCCTCGTGAACCTCGACGGCACGCTGCACGCGTGGGTGAACCGCTGCCAGCACGTCGAGATCACGATGGACTGGGTCGAGGGACGCTTCCTCGACGAGAGCGGCCGCTACGTGGTGTGCTCCACGCACGGCGCCCTGTACGAGCCGGATACCGGAAAGTGCGTCTCCGGCCCGCCGTTCGGACGTTTCCTCATCCGCGTTCCGCTGCGCGTCGACGGCGATCGCGTGATCGCGACGGTGCCCGAGGATCTGTAG
- a CDS encoding CoA pyrophosphatase — protein sequence MDTPLPKLRVGEIRRRLGAHAPSILVPSAKHAAVAAVLHGTDTGSELLFIERAEHPRDPWSGHMAFPGGRVDPGDASARHAAERETLEEVGLDLAGAELLGRLDDVEGAPPGFDSLVVSAFVYHLDRRVAATPNSEVRNVLWVPMAHLEDRERRVPFYWPRQQHDVHYPGILVGQPDRHVVWGLTYRFLELFFVALGRQL from the coding sequence ATGGACACGCCGCTTCCGAAGCTCCGCGTCGGCGAGATCCGGCGTCGCCTCGGCGCGCACGCGCCGAGCATCCTCGTGCCGAGCGCGAAGCACGCGGCGGTCGCCGCGGTGCTGCACGGCACCGACACCGGCAGCGAGCTGCTCTTCATCGAGCGCGCCGAGCACCCGCGCGATCCGTGGTCGGGCCACATGGCGTTCCCGGGCGGCCGCGTCGATCCGGGCGACGCGTCGGCGCGCCACGCCGCCGAGCGCGAGACGCTCGAGGAGGTCGGCCTGGATCTCGCGGGCGCCGAGCTCCTGGGGCGCCTCGACGACGTCGAGGGCGCGCCGCCCGGGTTCGACTCGCTGGTGGTGTCGGCGTTCGTCTACCATCTCGATCGCCGCGTCGCGGCGACGCCGAACTCCGAGGTGCGCAACGTGCTCTGGGTCCCGATGGCGCACCTCGAGGACCGAGAGCGCCGCGTCCCCTTCTACTGGCCGCGGCAGCAGCACGACGTGCACTATCCCGGCATCCTCGTCGGCCAGCCCGACCGCCACGTCGTGTGGGGGCTCACGTACCGCTTCCTCGAGCTCTTCTTCGTGGCGCTCGGCCGGCAGCTCTAG
- a CDS encoding VWA domain-containing protein — MRTRIEALVAALRRDGVAVSIAEAMDAARAAAVVGVDRTALREALAAALVKDERDRATYVAAFEAVFPARGAAAEAARRRRARGAGEGGGTGGGAPTSAGGGRRDERRPAAEREPRSGPARGARGTEGREEDARSVHAEPRERDAEPRREGDDRTAAASAAPAAARRASADDASTAPGGGATLARLDRERRLLRLPFRAMSAADVEACAELARTIAARITARLRRRLRARPRGRLDFRRTIRAAVPRGGVPFDRRWRGRRPGAPDLVALCDLSASAATATDFFLALLAPAAPCFRRVRFFGFVDRLVEIEFVEGQVRPAAHIDLMARSDFGRVLRDLAEREADALGADTVLLILGDARNNRRPPRADLLAAARARVRRALWLNPEPRERWNTGDSVVAAYARHVDAVVACGTLAELERALAVV; from the coding sequence ATGAGGACGCGGATCGAGGCGCTCGTGGCGGCTCTTCGCCGCGACGGCGTCGCCGTCAGCATCGCAGAAGCCATGGATGCCGCGCGGGCGGCGGCGGTGGTGGGAGTCGACCGGACGGCGCTCCGCGAAGCGCTCGCCGCGGCGCTCGTGAAGGACGAGCGCGACCGCGCGACCTACGTCGCCGCGTTCGAGGCGGTCTTCCCCGCGCGCGGCGCCGCCGCCGAGGCGGCGAGGCGGCGGCGCGCGCGCGGCGCGGGAGAGGGAGGAGGAACGGGCGGTGGGGCGCCGACGTCGGCGGGCGGCGGGCGGCGCGACGAACGGCGGCCGGCCGCGGAGCGGGAGCCTCGCTCGGGGCCGGCGCGCGGCGCGCGCGGAACGGAAGGTCGCGAGGAGGACGCGCGGTCCGTGCACGCGGAGCCGCGCGAGCGCGACGCGGAGCCGCGACGAGAGGGCGACGACCGGACCGCTGCGGCATCCGCGGCTCCCGCCGCCGCGCGCCGCGCGTCGGCGGACGACGCCTCGACCGCGCCCGGCGGCGGCGCGACGCTTGCCCGCCTCGACCGCGAGCGCCGGCTCCTCCGCCTTCCGTTCCGCGCGATGAGCGCCGCCGACGTGGAAGCCTGCGCCGAGCTCGCGCGTACGATCGCCGCGCGGATCACGGCGCGCCTCCGGCGCCGCTTGCGGGCCCGCCCGCGGGGCCGCCTCGACTTCCGACGCACCATCCGCGCCGCGGTTCCGCGCGGCGGCGTACCGTTCGATCGGCGCTGGCGCGGCCGGCGCCCCGGCGCGCCGGACCTCGTCGCGCTCTGCGATCTCTCGGCGTCGGCGGCGACCGCGACCGACTTCTTCCTCGCACTCCTCGCCCCGGCGGCCCCGTGCTTCCGCCGGGTCCGCTTCTTCGGTTTCGTCGATCGTCTGGTCGAGATCGAGTTCGTGGAGGGACAGGTGCGCCCGGCGGCGCATATCGACCTCATGGCCCGCTCCGACTTCGGCCGGGTGCTGCGCGACCTCGCGGAGCGGGAAGCGGACGCGCTCGGGGCGGACACCGTGCTCCTGATCCTCGGGGACGCGCGCAACAACCGCCGCCCGCCGCGGGCGGACCTGCTGGCGGCCGCTCGGGCGCGCGTCCGGCGCGCGCTCTGGCTGAACCCCGAGCCGCGCGAGCGCTGGAACACCGGCGACAGCGTGGTCGCGGCCTATGCGCGGCACGTCGACGCGGTCGTCGCGTGCGGTACGCTCGCCGAGCTCGAGCGCGCGCTCGCGGTCGTGTAG
- a CDS encoding MoxR family ATPase codes for MDITAEAVRAGMTAARYVTTPRVETVVYLALVLEKPLLVEGPAGAGKTELAKVVAAMLGTEVIRLQCYEGLDASHALYEWNYQKQLMRLQADREHAGWDELKDHIFSREYLLERPLLKAISAPRRTVLLIDEIDKADEELEAFLLEVLAESQVTVPELGTIVARERPVVVLTSNQRRELSEALKRRCLHLYLDFPGVEKEREIIALKVPALDAQLRMRVAEFVAQLRRLGLKKSPSIAETLDWARALLALGIRELEPEPVRRTLAVLLKHEEDFRKAEPAIAGLGRTPPAKR; via the coding sequence ATGGACATCACGGCCGAGGCGGTGCGGGCGGGCATGACGGCGGCCCGCTACGTCACCACGCCGCGGGTCGAGACCGTCGTGTACCTGGCGCTCGTGCTCGAGAAGCCGCTCCTGGTCGAAGGACCCGCGGGCGCGGGCAAGACCGAGCTCGCGAAGGTCGTCGCCGCGATGCTCGGGACCGAGGTCATCCGCCTGCAATGCTACGAGGGCCTCGACGCCTCGCACGCGCTCTACGAGTGGAACTACCAGAAGCAGCTCATGCGGCTGCAGGCCGACCGCGAGCACGCGGGCTGGGACGAGCTCAAGGACCACATCTTCTCGCGCGAGTACCTGCTCGAGCGTCCGCTCCTCAAGGCCATCAGCGCGCCGCGACGGACGGTGCTCCTGATCGACGAGATCGACAAGGCCGACGAGGAGCTCGAGGCGTTCCTCCTCGAGGTGCTGGCCGAGTCCCAGGTGACGGTGCCGGAGCTCGGAACGATCGTCGCTCGCGAGCGTCCGGTGGTGGTCCTCACGTCGAACCAGCGGCGCGAGCTCTCGGAGGCGCTCAAGCGGCGCTGTCTGCACCTCTATCTGGACTTCCCCGGCGTCGAGAAGGAGCGCGAGATCATCGCGCTCAAGGTGCCGGCGCTCGACGCGCAGCTGCGGATGCGGGTCGCGGAGTTCGTGGCGCAGCTCCGCAGGCTCGGGCTCAAGAAGTCGCCGAGCATCGCCGAGACGCTCGACTGGGCGCGTGCGCTCCTCGCGCTCGGCATCCGCGAGCTCGAGCCGGAGCCGGTGCGGCGGACGCTCGCCGTGTTGTTGAAGCACGAGGAGGACTTCCGCAAGGCGGAGCCCGCGATCGCCGGCCTCGGCAGGACGCCGCCGGCCAAACGTTGA
- a CDS encoding DUF1015 domain-containing protein, producing MATFRSFPGLRYDAGVVGDPAAVTAPPYDVIDGAQRDRLYAQSDYNVVRIDLCRDPDPYGGAAATLAAWREEGAVAVDANPSLYLYAQKFPLPDGSTRDRVGVIGALRVESFESGKVRPHERTLQKAKDDRFALLQATGVSLSPIFGLVSAPGLDLAALVPTTRPPDVDVRGKDGSHDRMWRLDDPRVIAEIEARVAPHEVFIADGHHRYETALRYRDERRAAAGAGAPPLGEAPYDYVLCYLTTMENAGLVIFPTHRVLATLPLVPEALRGALAEHFTVEELPWSEDGLAAMLRRLDAAAGDRTSDRAHLGVAVRGATQLWFCTAPTHALPFATTVPPALRVLDVTVLHQIVLAGILRLPIGERGGAPGLTYTQDARRALGLVDRGEAAAAFFLPATSVGDLRAVGLAGLTMPEKSTYFFPKLLTGLVFYCLDD from the coding sequence GTGGCTACTTTTCGATCGTTTCCAGGACTGCGCTACGACGCCGGCGTCGTCGGCGATCCCGCGGCCGTCACTGCGCCTCCGTACGACGTCATTGACGGCGCGCAGCGCGATCGCCTGTACGCGCAGAGCGACTACAACGTCGTGCGCATCGACCTCTGTCGCGATCCGGATCCCTACGGCGGCGCCGCGGCGACCCTCGCCGCCTGGCGCGAGGAGGGCGCCGTCGCTGTCGACGCGAACCCTTCGCTCTATCTCTACGCGCAGAAGTTCCCGCTTCCCGACGGCTCGACGCGCGACCGCGTCGGCGTGATCGGCGCGCTCCGGGTCGAGAGCTTCGAGTCCGGGAAGGTGCGGCCGCACGAGCGGACGCTGCAGAAGGCCAAGGACGACCGCTTCGCGCTGCTGCAAGCGACCGGCGTCTCGCTCTCGCCGATCTTCGGGCTCGTGTCGGCGCCCGGGCTCGATCTCGCGGCGCTCGTCCCGACGACCCGGCCGCCCGACGTCGACGTGCGCGGCAAAGACGGCTCCCACGACCGCATGTGGCGTCTCGACGACCCGCGGGTGATCGCCGAGATCGAGGCGCGCGTCGCGCCGCACGAGGTCTTCATCGCCGACGGTCACCATCGCTACGAGACGGCGCTCCGCTACCGTGACGAGCGCCGCGCGGCCGCCGGCGCCGGCGCGCCGCCGCTCGGCGAGGCGCCCTACGACTACGTGCTCTGCTATCTCACGACCATGGAGAACGCGGGGCTCGTGATCTTCCCGACCCATCGCGTGCTGGCGACGCTGCCGCTCGTGCCGGAGGCGCTGCGCGGCGCCCTCGCCGAGCATTTCACGGTGGAGGAGCTGCCGTGGTCCGAGGACGGCCTCGCGGCCATGCTCCGCCGCCTCGACGCGGCGGCTGGCGACCGCACCAGCGACAGGGCGCACCTCGGCGTCGCGGTGCGCGGCGCGACGCAGCTCTGGTTCTGCACGGCGCCGACGCACGCGCTGCCGTTCGCGACGACGGTGCCGCCCGCGCTGCGCGTCCTCGACGTGACCGTGCTGCACCAGATCGTGCTCGCCGGCATCCTCCGGCTGCCGATCGGCGAGCGCGGCGGCGCGCCCGGCCTCACGTACACGCAGGACGCGCGGCGCGCCCTCGGCCTCGTCGACCGCGGCGAGGCGGCCGCCGCGTTCTTCCTTCCCGCGACGAGCGTCGGCGATCTCCGCGCGGTCGGTCTCGCCGGCCTCACGATGCCCGAGAAGTCGACCTACTTCTTCCCGAAGCTCCTGACCGGGCTCGTCTTCTACTGCCTCGACGATTGA
- a CDS encoding threonylcarbamoyl-AMP synthase → MAAREIDAALAMLRRGGAVVYPTETFYGLGARALSYEAVAGIARLKGRDAGKPIALVVADAGMLGRVVAHVPAPARRLVDAFWPGPLTLVMPAHADLPPALTGGTGMIGVRVSSHPIARALVTALGEPLTATSANPGGAGPALDVAEARGYFGDAVAYVDGGRLAGGLGSTVLLVVGDAARVIRRGATPIDALRGVLGTTPLSNV, encoded by the coding sequence ATGGCGGCGCGCGAGATCGACGCGGCGCTCGCGATGCTCCGCCGCGGCGGCGCGGTCGTATACCCGACCGAGACGTTCTACGGGCTCGGCGCGCGCGCCCTTTCCTACGAGGCGGTCGCCGGGATCGCGCGGCTCAAAGGCCGCGATGCGGGGAAGCCGATCGCGCTCGTCGTCGCCGACGCGGGGATGCTCGGCCGCGTCGTGGCGCACGTTCCGGCGCCGGCGCGCCGTCTCGTCGACGCGTTCTGGCCCGGACCCCTCACGCTCGTGATGCCCGCGCACGCCGATCTGCCGCCCGCGCTCACCGGCGGGACCGGCATGATCGGCGTCCGCGTGTCGAGCCATCCGATCGCGCGGGCGCTGGTGACGGCGCTCGGCGAGCCGCTCACGGCGACGAGCGCCAATCCGGGCGGCGCGGGGCCGGCGCTCGACGTCGCGGAGGCGCGGGGGTACTTCGGCGACGCCGTCGCGTACGTGGACGGCGGCCGTCTCGCTGGCGGCCTCGGGTCCACCGTGCTACTCGTCGTCGGCGACGCGGCGCGGGTCATCCGTCGCGGCGCGACGCCGATCGACGCGCTCCGAGGCGTGCTCGGAACGACGCCACTCTCGAACGTCTAA
- a CDS encoding TVP38/TMEM64 family protein, with translation MRSRAGWRLALLVTALVVAGQWLRSELGLHPSVDAVRAWAEALGWHAPAAFFVLVVLRQLILLPAVVLLTAGGFIFGGPLGTMLGGTAIIISGVVNFGLARRIGDTMVPAEWRARLRYLTTRGATPVALFTGVATLHPVGPLMAAHWTAGCSTLATSTFLAVVVPASYARAAALATFGSTIGEWGSSESLLMTGVLLAAVIVPLAVPRLRRRLFEWPATPSD, from the coding sequence GTGAGGTCGCGCGCCGGGTGGCGCCTCGCGCTCCTCGTTACGGCGCTCGTCGTCGCGGGGCAATGGCTCCGGAGCGAGCTCGGCCTGCATCCGTCGGTCGACGCCGTGCGCGCGTGGGCCGAGGCCCTCGGCTGGCACGCGCCGGCGGCCTTCTTCGTCCTGGTCGTCCTACGGCAGCTGATTCTGCTGCCGGCGGTCGTGCTGCTCACGGCGGGCGGCTTCATCTTCGGCGGTCCCCTCGGCACGATGCTCGGCGGCACCGCGATCATCATCTCGGGCGTGGTCAACTTCGGGCTCGCGCGCCGCATCGGCGACACGATGGTTCCGGCGGAATGGCGGGCGCGGCTGCGCTACCTGACGACGCGCGGCGCGACGCCGGTCGCGCTCTTCACGGGGGTCGCGACCCTCCATCCCGTCGGTCCGTTGATGGCGGCCCATTGGACGGCGGGCTGCTCGACGCTTGCCACCTCGACCTTCCTCGCCGTCGTCGTGCCGGCGAGCTACGCGCGGGCGGCGGCGCTGGCCACGTTCGGGTCGACGATCGGCGAATGGGGGTCGTCCGAGTCCCTGCTGATGACCGGGGTGCTGCTGGCGGCCGTGATCGTGCCGCTCGCCGTGCCGCGCCTTCGCCGCCGGCTCTTCGAGTGGCCGGCGACGCCGAGCGACTGA
- a CDS encoding potassium transporter Kup, producing MSAPVTDSSSEDGSTPHTARHGTGVLVLGLAALGVVYGDLGTSPLYAIKECFGIEHGLHPSHANVLGILSLVFWSLLIVVVVKYLTFIMRADNRGEGGILALLALLRPADQPRSHLITLGLFGAALLYGDGVITPAISVLSAVEGLEVGAPSLEPFVVPITVLILAALFFVQRRGTANVGAVFGPVTLVWFISIAAAGAPWIAREPGVLLALDPRHAATFLFAHGYHGFLVLGAVVLCITGGEALYADMGHFGRQPIRAAWYTVVLPALLLNYLGQGALLIHSCDGPEGTAAAVCRAAVERPFYELVPSMLLYPMVLIATVATVVASQALISGAFSLTQQAVQLGFIPRVQIVHTSATTEGQIFVPSVNGALALACIAVVMVAGSSSKLAAAYGIAVTGTMAVTSVLFYAVAHTHWGWSRLRAGSLVALFLTVDLAFFGANLAKIFHGGWFPMVAALGVFSIMTTWRMGARWRYRELSKVRIKFEDFFTSMKLQPPARVKGTAVFMTQDAEGTPMALLHQLKHNQVLHEQVVLLTIVTLNEPTVPDDQRVQVAQLHAGFWRVIARYGFMETPNVPEVMTLAAGQGLAIYRGRTSYFLGRETFIATGRSNMPRWRRVLFAFLAKNARSPTEFFGIPANEVVELGAQIEI from the coding sequence ATGTCCGCGCCGGTTACGGACTCTTCCTCCGAAGACGGATCCACTCCGCACACCGCCAGGCACGGGACCGGCGTGCTGGTGCTCGGCCTCGCCGCCCTCGGCGTGGTCTACGGCGACCTCGGCACGTCGCCGCTCTACGCCATCAAGGAGTGCTTCGGCATCGAGCACGGCCTGCACCCGTCGCACGCGAACGTCCTCGGCATCCTGTCGCTCGTGTTCTGGTCGCTGCTGATCGTCGTCGTCGTCAAGTACCTGACGTTCATCATGCGGGCCGACAACCGCGGCGAGGGCGGCATCCTGGCGCTCCTGGCGCTCTTACGACCCGCCGACCAGCCGCGGTCGCACTTGATCACGCTCGGCCTCTTCGGCGCCGCCCTCCTGTACGGCGACGGCGTCATCACGCCGGCGATCTCGGTGTTGAGCGCGGTCGAGGGCCTGGAGGTGGGCGCCCCGAGCCTCGAGCCGTTCGTGGTGCCGATCACCGTCCTCATCCTGGCCGCGCTGTTCTTCGTACAACGTCGGGGCACCGCGAACGTCGGCGCGGTGTTCGGTCCGGTGACCCTCGTCTGGTTCATCAGCATCGCGGCGGCGGGCGCGCCGTGGATCGCGCGCGAGCCCGGCGTGCTGCTGGCGCTCGACCCCCGCCACGCGGCGACCTTCCTCTTCGCGCACGGCTACCATGGCTTCCTCGTGCTCGGCGCCGTCGTGCTCTGCATCACCGGCGGCGAGGCGCTCTACGCCGACATGGGTCATTTCGGCCGCCAACCGATCCGCGCCGCCTGGTACACGGTCGTGCTCCCCGCGTTGCTCCTCAACTACCTCGGGCAGGGCGCGCTCCTGATCCACAGTTGCGACGGACCGGAAGGCACCGCGGCGGCCGTATGCCGCGCGGCCGTCGAGCGGCCCTTCTACGAGCTCGTCCCGTCGATGCTGCTCTATCCCATGGTACTGATCGCGACGGTCGCGACCGTGGTCGCCTCCCAGGCGCTGATCTCGGGCGCCTTCTCGCTCACGCAGCAGGCCGTGCAGCTCGGCTTCATCCCCCGTGTCCAGATCGTCCACACCTCGGCGACTACCGAAGGACAGATCTTCGTGCCGAGCGTGAACGGCGCGCTCGCGCTCGCGTGCATTGCGGTCGTGATGGTCGCCGGCAGCTCGTCGAAGCTGGCGGCGGCCTACGGTATCGCCGTGACCGGCACGATGGCGGTCACCTCCGTCCTGTTCTACGCGGTCGCCCACACGCATTGGGGGTGGTCGCGTCTGCGCGCGGGAAGCCTCGTCGCGCTCTTCCTCACGGTCGATCTCGCTTTCTTCGGCGCGAATCTCGCGAAGATCTTCCACGGCGGCTGGTTCCCGATGGTGGCAGCGCTCGGCGTGTTCAGCATCATGACCACCTGGCGCATGGGCGCGCGCTGGCGCTACCGCGAGCTCTCGAAGGTGCGCATCAAGTTCGAGGACTTCTTCACGAGCATGAAGCTGCAGCCGCCGGCGCGCGTGAAGGGCACGGCGGTGTTCATGACGCAGGACGCGGAGGGCACGCCGATGGCCCTCCTCCACCAGCTCAAGCACAATCAGGTGTTGCACGAGCAGGTCGTGCTGCTCACCATCGTCACGCTCAACGAGCCGACGGTGCCCGACGACCAGCGCGTGCAGGTGGCGCAGCTGCACGCCGGCTTCTGGCGCGTCATCGCGCGCTACGGCTTCATGGAGACGCCCAACGTTCCCGAGGTCATGACGCTCGCCGCCGGGCAGGGCCTCGCCATCTATCGCGGCCGCACGAGCTACTTCCTCGGCCGCGAGACCTTCATCGCGACCGGCCGCTCGAACATGCCGCGCTGGCGGCGCGTGCTCTTCGCCTTCCTCGCGAAGAACGCCCGGTCGCCGACCGAGTTCTTCGGCATCCCCGCCAACGAGGTCGTCGAGCTCGGCGCGCAGATCGAGATCTGA
- a CDS encoding helix-turn-helix transcriptional regulator: MPTRASTFRIGEVATILGASADTVRRLADTGKLRTRRTAAGHRVVAGAELARFLVTNLGAPEADVIVARSARNRFPGIVTRVVKDKVAAQVEIHAGPHRIVSLMTREAADELGLAPGVRAVAAVKATNVVIELPGSRSKNT; this comes from the coding sequence ATGCCTACACGCGCTTCGACGTTTCGCATCGGTGAGGTGGCGACCATCCTCGGCGCCAGCGCGGACACCGTCCGCCGGCTCGCCGACACCGGGAAGCTCCGCACCAGGCGCACCGCCGCGGGCCACCGCGTCGTCGCCGGCGCCGAGCTCGCGCGCTTCCTCGTGACCAACCTCGGCGCACCCGAAGCCGACGTCATCGTCGCCCGCTCGGCGCGCAACCGCTTCCCGGGGATCGTCACGCGCGTCGTCAAGGACAAGGTGGCCGCCCAGGTGGAGATCCACGCCGGCCCGCATCGCATCGTCTCGCTGATGACGCGCGAGGCCGCGGACGAGCTCGGGCTCGCGCCCGGCGTGCGGGCGGTCGCCGCCGTCAAGGCCACCAACGTCGTCATCGAGCTTCCCGGCTCCCGGTCGAAAAACACATGA
- a CDS encoding alginate export family protein: MSHRRTIGAVLLVWALAAAPPPAPAQIATPPPSGPLHRLLATPDWLSLRLEHRSRFEHLQNDFRSGSAGKDETAAVLRTLLAAELHIQRLSAGVEIEDSRAYADDQTPLNTTAVDALEVLQAYLGWRQANAFRAGDQLALTAGRMTIDLGSRRLVARNEFRNTINAFTGLDLQWTSPGRHVIRGFATMPVVRLPTDPERLEDNEIELDQENDRTALWGLFYASPALYADARLEAYVVGIMEGDRHDAPSANRRLATPGFRILRPPATGRLDFQLESMLQAGESRASTAAKDTRDLDHLAFSIHASTGYRFDAPWTPRLVLQYDVASGDSSPNDRDNNRFDPLFGARRFELGPTSLYGALARSNLNSPGLRLEVAPRSDVDAFVAYRPTWLEADRDAWTTAGLRDPAGNSGAFLGHQIEGRVRWHVRPSRLVLDLGCAYLAKGEFSKDAPGAVDASPLYFYTQLTVTL, from the coding sequence ATGAGCCACCGACGCACGATCGGGGCCGTCCTGCTCGTCTGGGCGTTGGCGGCGGCGCCGCCGCCGGCCCCGGCCCAGATCGCGACGCCGCCGCCGTCCGGCCCCCTGCACCGCCTGCTCGCCACCCCCGACTGGCTCTCGCTCCGGCTCGAGCACCGGTCGCGCTTCGAGCACCTCCAGAACGACTTCCGCTCCGGCTCCGCGGGCAAGGACGAAACCGCGGCCGTCCTGCGGACGCTCCTCGCGGCCGAGCTCCATATCCAGCGCCTCTCTGCCGGCGTCGAGATCGAGGACTCCCGCGCCTACGCCGACGATCAGACGCCGCTCAACACGACCGCCGTGGATGCGCTCGAGGTCCTCCAGGCCTACCTCGGATGGCGTCAGGCGAACGCCTTCCGCGCCGGCGATCAGCTGGCGCTCACCGCGGGACGCATGACCATCGACCTCGGCAGCCGGCGGCTCGTCGCCCGCAACGAGTTCCGCAACACCATCAACGCCTTCACGGGTCTCGACTTGCAGTGGACGAGCCCCGGACGGCACGTGATCCGCGGCTTCGCGACGATGCCGGTCGTCCGCCTCCCGACGGATCCCGAGCGGCTGGAGGACAATGAAATCGAGCTCGATCAGGAAAACGACCGCACGGCGCTCTGGGGGCTCTTCTATGCCTCGCCGGCGCTCTACGCCGACGCGCGTCTCGAGGCCTACGTCGTCGGCATCATGGAGGGGGACCGCCACGACGCGCCGTCGGCGAACCGCCGCCTCGCGACACCGGGCTTCCGCATCCTCCGGCCGCCCGCGACCGGTCGCCTCGACTTCCAGCTCGAGTCGATGCTGCAGGCCGGCGAGTCGCGCGCATCGACCGCGGCGAAGGACACCAGGGACCTCGATCATCTCGCCTTCTCCATCCACGCCTCGACGGGGTACCGTTTCGACGCGCCGTGGACGCCGCGGCTCGTGCTCCAGTACGACGTCGCGAGCGGCGACTCCTCCCCGAACGACCGCGACAACAACCGCTTCGATCCCCTGTTCGGCGCCCGCCGCTTCGAACTCGGGCCGACGAGCCTCTACGGCGCGCTCGCGCGCAGCAACCTGAACAGCCCGGGCCTCCGCCTCGAGGTCGCGCCGCGATCCGACGTCGACGCGTTCGTGGCCTATCGCCCCACGTGGCTCGAAGCCGACCGCGACGCCTGGACGACAGCGGGCCTCCGCGACCCCGCGGGGAACTCCGGCGCCTTCCTCGGGCATCAGATCGAAGGGCGCGTCCGCTGGCACGTGCGACCGAGCCGGCTCGTGCTCGACCTCGGCTGCGCCTACCTCGCCAAGGGCGAGTTCTCCAAGGACGCGCCCGGCGCCGTCGACGCGTCACCGCTCTACTTCTACACGCAGCTCACGGTGACCCTGTGA
- the modA gene encoding molybdate ABC transporter substrate-binding protein, which produces MTTTARLLTALLLAWTSVATSSVRAHAADPSPRPRTREVVVFAAASLTASFRAAATAFEAAHPDTKVTLNFAGSPTLVQQIREGAPADVFAAADEANMRKLVDAGAVAGAPRVFARNVLQIAVAKGNLHRIAGLADLVRPGLVVVLCGETVPCGKYALEAFGKAALAPPPGSRETDVKAVVTKVALGEADAGIVYATDVRAAADKITGVDLAPAHAVGAEYPIAILREATHAETARAFVAFVLSGPGTTILGAHGFLPP; this is translated from the coding sequence GTGACCACGACCGCCCGCCTCCTGACCGCGCTGCTGCTCGCCTGGACCTCCGTCGCGACCTCGTCGGTAAGGGCGCACGCCGCCGACCCATCGCCCCGGCCGCGGACGCGCGAGGTCGTCGTCTTCGCCGCCGCCTCGCTGACCGCCTCCTTCCGCGCCGCCGCAACCGCGTTCGAGGCGGCGCACCCGGACACCAAGGTCACCCTCAACTTCGCGGGCTCGCCGACCCTCGTGCAGCAGATCCGCGAGGGCGCCCCGGCCGACGTGTTCGCGGCCGCCGACGAAGCGAACATGCGGAAGCTCGTCGACGCGGGCGCCGTCGCCGGGGCGCCGCGCGTCTTCGCGCGCAACGTGCTGCAGATCGCCGTCGCCAAGGGGAATCTGCACCGCATCGCCGGCCTCGCCGACCTCGTCCGTCCGGGGCTCGTCGTGGTGCTGTGCGGGGAGACCGTACCGTGCGGGAAATACGCCCTCGAGGCGTTCGGCAAGGCCGCGCTCGCACCGCCCCCCGGCAGCCGCGAGACCGACGTGAAAGCGGTGGTCACGAAGGTCGCCCTCGGCGAGGCCGACGCCGGCATCGTCTACGCGACCGATGTCCGGGCCGCCGCCGACAAGATCACGGGGGTCGATCTCGCGCCCGCACACGCCGTCGGCGCCGAGTATCCGATCGCCATCCTCCGCGAGGCGACGCACGCCGAGACGGCGCGGGCTTTCGTGGCGTTCGTGCTATCCGGTCCCGGGACGACGATCCTGGGAGCGCACGGATTCCTGCCACCCTGA